The Deltaproteobacteria bacterium sequence GCTCGACGCGGTGGAGGACATCATCGGGCCGAACATCCTGTGTTGGGGCTCCAGCTTCTTCACCAAGAACGCCCACGATCCCCGGTTCGTTTCCTGGCACCAGGACACCACCTATTATGGTCTGGAACCGCGGGAGACCCTGACCGCCTGGTTCGCCTTCACCGACAGCAGGGTCGAGAGCGGCTGCATGAGAGTCATCCCGCGCTCCCACGCGGCGGGCGCGCTCCGGCACGTGGAGACCTTCGCCGAGGACAACCTCCTGTCCAGGGGCCAGACCATCGAGGGCGTGGACGAGTCCAAGGCGGTGGACGTGGAGCTCGAGGCGGGCGAGATCTCGTTCCACAGCGAGGCCGTGATCCATGGCTCCAATCCCAACGAGTCGGATGACCGGCGACTGGGCTACTCCATCCACTTCATCGCGCCGCACGTGCACCAGACCCTGTTCGACCATGCCAGCGCGACGTTGCTGCGCGGCGTCGACACCCACGGCCACTGGGAGGCCGAACCGGTGGCCAAGCAGGACTTCGACCCCGAGTGCCTCGCCGCCCTCGACCGCAACCACCAGCAGTACAAGGCCAACAAGCAAGAGGCGTGACGCCGCCTCGTCGCAGAGACCGCCGCAACCGCGTCCGTAGTATCCAGATTCAAGTCACTTCGAGAAAGGGCATCTTAAGTGTCTGATAAACCATTAAACGACAAGGTCGTGATCATCACGGGCGGGGCTGGCGGCATGGGCACCACCATGACCCTCGCCGTGCTGGCGGACGGAGCGCGGGTAGCGGTGGTGGACAACCAGGAAGAGCGTTGCCAAGCCTTGGCCCGGAGCGTCGCGGGCGTGGCGGAAGAAGGCGCCCTCATGACCCTCACCGCGGACATCACCCAGGCGGAGGAATGCGAGCGGGTGGCGGCCGCGGTCGTCGGCCGCTTCGGGCGCGTGGACGCGCTGGTCAACGCCGCCGGCATCGGCATGCAGACCGTGCGCGCCAACTACATGAGCGAGCCCGTGCGCTTCTGGGAAGTGGAACCCGACCGCTGGCAGAGCGTGATGGACGTCAACTGGAAGGGCGCCTTTCTGATGGCTCGCGCCGTCACGCCCCACCTCGTGGAGCAGGGCTCCGGCCGCATCATCAACGTCACCACCAGCCTCGACACCATGTTCCGGGGCGCCTACACCCCTTACGGCATGTCCAAGGCCGCCCTGGAAGCCGCCTCCGCGAGTTGGGCCAAGGACCTGGAAGACACCGGCATCACCGTCAACGTGCTGGTGCCCGGCGGTCCCACCAACACGAGCTTCATCCCCGAAAACGCACCCTTCGACCGCGGCAAGCTGGTCCAGCCGGAGGTCATGGCCGCCCCCATCCGCTGGCTCGTGTCCGACGCCTCCCAAGCCGTCACCGGCTGCCGCTTCGTCGGCAACGACTGGGACACAACCCTGGAGCCCGACGAGGCCGCCCGAGCCGCCTGCCGCCCGGCCGCGTGGCAAGACCTGACCTCCCAGGCGGCCTGGCCCGACCGGAAGTAGCGCCCGCGGCAGGCCTGAACCCCTCCACGCCATTCCCGCGGAACAGGCCGTGTCAAGACGCCATCTGAGAGAGACGACAACCCCCTGAATCGTCATTCCCGCGGAAGCGGGAATCCAGGGGTGGGGAGGCGGGGCAACGCCGCTGTAGTGCCCCACCACCGCCCCTGGACTCCCGCTTCCGCGGAAAATTTTTGATTTGCCGTCCCCTGCCGCTTTTGATAAGGGTCGGCTCACGCAACGGGCTCGCGCCTGTTTGTTTGAGTTTGGGTTGCTGACGGCTTCAACGGTTTGGCAAGTCGACATTCGAGACAGGAGGGATGATCCATGAAGGACTCCAAGGAGACCAGCGGTACGAAGGGCGTCAACCGCCGTGCGTTCATCGGTGGCGGCGTAGCGGCCGGCGCAATGATATTGGGAGCACCCTACATCGCGTCCAAGGCCCGGGCCAAGACCAAGACCATCTACATCAACACCTGGGGCGGAAGCTGGGGCAAAGCGGAGGCCGAGGCCTACTACAAGCCCTATGAGAAGGCCAGCGGGATCGCGGTGAAACCCGTCACGCCGGTGTCGTTCGCCAAGATGAAGGCGCAGGTGCTCTCGGGCCACTACGAGTTCGACGTGGCCGGCATGGGACGGTCCGACTCCATCCGCGGGCTCAACGACAACCTGCTGGAGCACATCCACTACGACATCATCCGCCTGACCGACTATCCGCCGGACACCATCGGCTACAACGGCATCTCGCGCCATTCCATCTCCACCAACCTCGTCTACAACAAGAAGAAGTTCCCCAACGGCGGCCCGCAGTCCTGGGCCGACTACTGGAACGTGGAGAAGTTCCCCGGCAACCGGGGCGCCTACAAGGACGCCGCCCGGATGCTGCCGTTCGCGCTGCTGGCGGACGGTGTGCCCAAGGACAAGCTCTATCCCCTGGACATCGATCGCGCCTTCAAGAAGCTCGACGAGCTCAAGCCCCACGTCAAGGTTTGGTGGCGGCGTGGCTCCCAGTCGGTGCAGCTCGTGCGCGACGGCGAGGTCGACATGATGCCCATGTGGAACACCCGGGCCGGGGTGGCGGTGGAGCAGGGAGTGCCCCTCGAGGTGATCTGGAACCAGGCCCACATGCGCCGTTCCAACTGGATCGTGGCACGCGGCACTCCCAACGCGGCGGAGTCCTGGCGGTTCGCGCAGTTCTGCCTGAAGCCCGAGAACCTGGGGGTCTTCTGCCGCCTGATGAACACCGGCCCGTGGATCACCGGGGCCTACGAGCACATCGACGAGAAGAAGGCGCGGATGATGCCCACGTGGAAGGACAACCTGCCGCTCACGTACCAGCCCGATCCGCTGTGGGTGGGCACGAACCTGAGCGCGCTGACCAAGCGTTTCAACCAGTGGCTGGCCACATGAGACTGGAGGGTTCGACGGACCGCCACGAATGAATGCGACCTCCGCAAGGCCCGCCGACATCGCTGCCGGCAGGAAGGCGTCCAGGCCGTGGCGCTCCCGCGCCAACATATCGGCCTGGACGCTTTCCGCGCCGGCGGTGTTGTTTATCGCCGTCCTGTTCGTCTATCCGCTTCTGGACGTCGCCGTCATCAGCTTCACCGACCCGACGCTGTCGCTCGTCAACTACCGGGAGTTCTTTTCGTCGCCGCTCTACGCCAGGGTGCTGGGGAACACGTTCTGGTTCGCCTTCGTGGTGACCCTGATCTGTCTGCTCCTGGGCTATCCCCTGGCCTACGTCATCGTACGGTACGGCGGCACCCTGGGGTTCGCGCTGCTGCTGGTGGTGGCCATGAGCTTCTGGACGAGCTTTCTCGTCCGCACCTACTCGTGGCTGGTGATCCTGGGCAGCAAGGGGCCGGTCACCAAGCTGCTGGATTGGGTGGGCTTCGATCCGGTGCCGCAGATCCCGTTCAACAGCTTCGCCACCACCCTCGGCATGGTGCACATCCTGATCCCCTACATGATCCTGTCGATCTACGCGGCCATGCAGAAGATCGACCCGAACCACCTGCGGGCAGCCGCCAGTCTGGGGGCCACCCCGTTCCAGGGATTCCGCACGGTCTTTCTGCCCTTGAGCCTGCCGGGGGTGGTCAACGGTTGCACGCTGGTCTTCATCATCTGCCTGGGCTTCTACGTCACGCCGGTGTTGCTCGGCGGACCCAGGGACCAGATGATCGCCGGGCTCATCGGCGAGCAGATCGAGGAGCTTCTCGAATGGGGCTTCGCCTCGGCCATGGCTGTGGTGCTGCTGGCGACCACCATGGCGCTCCTGGCCGTCTACAACCGCTTGGTGGGGTTGGACAAGCTCTGGGGATAAGTGCGCGCCATGAACCTCCTGAGAGCCATCGCCATCGCCATCGGCGCCTTCATCGCGGCGCCGATGTTCATCGTCATCCCCATGTCGCTGAGCGACTCACCCTCGTTCGCGTTCCCGCCCACGGGTTACTGGCTGGGGTACTACCGGGAATATTTCAGCAACGAGCTGTGGACGGCGCCGACCATCAACAGCGCCATCATCGCCACCGCCACCATGTTCGTGACCATGGCGCTGGTGGTGCCGGCCTCCTTCGCCCTGGTGCGCTTCCGGTTCCCGGGCCGCGGGCTGGTGAACTTCCTGCTGATGATGCCGCTCATGGTCCCCCACATCGTGCTGGCGCTGGGCTACTACGCCGTTTTCAGTCCGGTAGGCCTGACCAACAACCACATCGGGGTCATCATCGCCCATTCCTGTGTGTCCGTGCCCGTGGCCTTCCTGATCGTATCCGCCACGCTCAAAGGCTTCGACCGCAACCTCGAACGCGCCGCCATGAGCGCCGGAGCGGGACCGCTCCGGACCTTCCTCCACGTCACCCTGCCGGTGCTGCGCCCGGGCTTCCTCGTGGCCTCGCTGTTCGCCTTCCTCCACTCGTTCGACGAGACCGTCATCGCCATCTTCATCGCCGGGCGCGACGCCTCCACCCTGCCGCGGAAGATGTACGAGAGCGTGCGGCTGGAGGCTGACCCGGTGCTCGCGGTGGTGTCGAGCCTGCTGTTCACGCTGG is a genomic window containing:
- a CDS encoding ABC transporter permease, which produces MNLLRAIAIAIGAFIAAPMFIVIPMSLSDSPSFAFPPTGYWLGYYREYFSNELWTAPTINSAIIATATMFVTMALVVPASFALVRFRFPGRGLVNFLLMMPLMVPHIVLALGYYAVFSPVGLTNNHIGVIIAHSCVSVPVAFLIVSATLKGFDRNLERAAMSAGAGPLRTFLHVTLPVLRPGFLVASLFAFLHSFDETVIAIFIAGRDASTLPRKMYESVRLEADPVLAVVSSLLFTLVLIGTAIAAVTRKRPVHAT
- a CDS encoding phytanoyl-CoA dioxygenase family protein, with amino-acid sequence MPKVLTQEQMDAYHRDGFLFPVRVMDRESARALRGKLEDVEQTIGGELQDRYRIKAHLPFPWLNELIRNPVMLDAVEDIIGPNILCWGSSFFTKNAHDPRFVSWHQDTTYYGLEPRETLTAWFAFTDSRVESGCMRVIPRSHAAGALRHVETFAEDNLLSRGQTIEGVDESKAVDVELEAGEISFHSEAVIHGSNPNESDDRRLGYSIHFIAPHVHQTLFDHASATLLRGVDTHGHWEAEPVAKQDFDPECLAALDRNHQQYKANKQEA
- a CDS encoding ABC transporter substrate-binding protein encodes the protein MKDSKETSGTKGVNRRAFIGGGVAAGAMILGAPYIASKARAKTKTIYINTWGGSWGKAEAEAYYKPYEKASGIAVKPVTPVSFAKMKAQVLSGHYEFDVAGMGRSDSIRGLNDNLLEHIHYDIIRLTDYPPDTIGYNGISRHSISTNLVYNKKKFPNGGPQSWADYWNVEKFPGNRGAYKDAARMLPFALLADGVPKDKLYPLDIDRAFKKLDELKPHVKVWWRRGSQSVQLVRDGEVDMMPMWNTRAGVAVEQGVPLEVIWNQAHMRRSNWIVARGTPNAAESWRFAQFCLKPENLGVFCRLMNTGPWITGAYEHIDEKKARMMPTWKDNLPLTYQPDPLWVGTNLSALTKRFNQWLAT
- a CDS encoding ABC transporter permease, producing the protein MNATSARPADIAAGRKASRPWRSRANISAWTLSAPAVLFIAVLFVYPLLDVAVISFTDPTLSLVNYREFFSSPLYARVLGNTFWFAFVVTLICLLLGYPLAYVIVRYGGTLGFALLLVVAMSFWTSFLVRTYSWLVILGSKGPVTKLLDWVGFDPVPQIPFNSFATTLGMVHILIPYMILSIYAAMQKIDPNHLRAAASLGATPFQGFRTVFLPLSLPGVVNGCTLVFIICLGFYVTPVLLGGPRDQMIAGLIGEQIEELLEWGFASAMAVVLLATTMALLAVYNRLVGLDKLWG
- a CDS encoding SDR family NAD(P)-dependent oxidoreductase, with amino-acid sequence MIITGGAGGMGTTMTLAVLADGARVAVVDNQEERCQALARSVAGVAEEGALMTLTADITQAEECERVAAAVVGRFGRVDALVNAAGIGMQTVRANYMSEPVRFWEVEPDRWQSVMDVNWKGAFLMARAVTPHLVEQGSGRIINVTTSLDTMFRGAYTPYGMSKAALEAASASWAKDLEDTGITVNVLVPGGPTNTSFIPENAPFDRGKLVQPEVMAAPIRWLVSDASQAVTGCRFVGNDWDTTLEPDEAARAACRPAAWQDLTSQAAWPDRK